The Cytophagia bacterium CHB2 DNA segment CTGTTGATGCGGCGCGCCGGTTTTTATTCGGTCAATCGCGTGTTGACCGATTTGGGCAACATGATTCGCAACGATCGCCAGCGCCCTGGGCGTAAAATTCAATCGCTGGAAGAGTCCAGCTTCGACGCCTGGGTCAAATTTTGGAAACCTTCCGAGAACGGACAGAATCGCGAGGTGAGTTATTATGACAAAGGCGGCGATGTGAGCTTGCTGCTCGATCTCGAAATCCGGCAGCGCTCGGAGAATCGCGGCTCGCTCGATCGCGTCATGCGCGAAATGTACAAGCGTTTTCCGCTCAAAGGGCTTGGTTTTTCGCCGGCGGATTTTCAAAAAGTTGTGGAAGAAGTGGGGGAGGGCAGCTTCGATGAGTTTTTCTCAAAATATGTTCGGGGCACGGCAGAAATCGATTTTGCAAAGTTTTTGGCTTATGCCGGCCTGGAAGTGCAGGAACGCCAATCGAATCCGGCGAAGCTGTGGCTCGGCATTGCAACCCGCGAGCGCGAGGGGCAGGCGATGATTACAGCGGTTATTGCCGGTTCACCGGCTTATGAAGCCGGTTTGAATGTGGGGGATGAGTTGGTGGCGCTCGAAGGCTATCGCGTGCGTTCCAATCAGTTGACGGATCGTCTCTCGGATTTCAAAGCCGAAGACACAATTCGCCTCACAGTTTTCCGCGCCGAGCAATTGCGCGAGTTTCAGGTGAAGCTGCAGGCAGAAGAAATTCCGGAATTCACCGTCAAACACCGCGACAATCCCACGGAGTTGCAGAAGAAGATTTATGAGGATTGGCTGGGCGCCGTGTGGCCGGGTGATGAGGAAAAATGAGCAATATTGCACGGCAATATTGGCGTTGCATTGTGTGTGGGATGATTTTATATTCTCGACAAAATTGCTCACGGATCAACTGCTTTCGCATGAATCAAATGCAATTGAAAAGAGTGATACCATGAAACAAAAAGTCATCAGCCGCCATATCGTCAGCGATCCCGAGATTTGTCACGGTCAGCCGACTTTTCGCGGCACACGCATTATGGTTTGGCAAGTTCTGGATCAGGTTGCACACGGCATGGCTTGGGAAACGATTGTCGCTGAGTGGCAAGGCGGCATCTCGAAGGAAGCTATCGCCGAAGCTGTCAACCTAGCAAATCAGGCGTTCGTCAAACATGCTAATGAATACGTGCTGGAGCCGATATCCGCATGATCGTTCTCGACGAGAACTTTCCTGAAAGCCAGCGCCTGCTTTTACGAAGCTGGCGAATCCGGTTTCGTCAAGTCGGCTATGAGATTGGCCGCCGAGGCATCAAGGATGATGACATCATAACGTTATTGTTACAGCTTCGCCGCCCCACTTTTTTCTCATTGGATTTTCATTTTTATAAGCGTAAACAGTGTCACGCACAATACTGCTTGATCTATTTGGATGTGTGGCAATATGAAGCAGCCGCATTTGTTCGGCGCTTGCTTCATCACGAAAGATTTGACACGAGTGCCAAGCGAATGGGCAGCATTGTTCGTGTATCACAAGTGGGGCTATCGGTCTGGCAGCTTCATGCGACAGAAGAAAACCTTTTTTCGTGGGATTGATGATTGTCTACTCCCAGATAAAATAACATCTGTATCAAAACGATCTCTTGGCAATGACTCTATCTCAACCGATGACCCTCACCGAAAAAATTCTCCTGCAGCACGCGCTCGGCTGGGAGAAAAACTATGTGCAAGCCGGCGATATTCTTGCCATCGCGGTGGATTGGACGATCGCGAGCGAGCTGGCGTGGAACGGCATGAACATGACGTATGAAGCGCTCGGCCGTCCGCCGTTATTCAACAAAGATCGCTTCTATCTCGCGCTCGATCACACCGTCGATCAAAACACCCTCGCCAGCGACAAGCGCACGCAGAGTCTCGTGCAGCTTTCGCGCAGCTTCGCGCGGGAAGCCCGGCTCAAATATTTTTATGACGCCAATCAAACCATCATGCACACGGAGTTTTTTCGCCAACTGGTGCGGCCGGGTGAAATCGTGCTGGGCGCCGATTCCCACACCAGCTCGCACGGCGGCATGGCGGCGTTGGCGATCGGTTTGGGCGGCTCGGATATCGTCGCGGCGATGGTGCGGGGCTTTTCGTGGATTCAAGTGCCGGAGGCGATACGCGTGCATTACGCCGGCAAACTGCCTTTTGGCATTACCGGCAAAGACGTCATTCTCAAAACTCTCGGCCAGCTCGGCCGCAATACGGTAGCGATGGAACGCACGGTTGAGTTCACTGGCGATCATCTCGAAGATTTCTCCACCGATTTTCGATTCACGATTGCAAACATGACCGCCGAATTCGGCGGACTCAACGGCATTTTCCCGGCGGATGCCCGCGTCGTGCAGACGATGCAACAACGCCGCGAGCCGCAGTTTCGCGAAGGCGGCTGGTGGTTTGCCGCGGATGAAGATGCGAATTATGTCGAGAGCTTTCGCATCGATCTCGAGGGCTTGCTGCCGCAGGTGGCGAAGCCGTTTTCTCCGGATAATGTTTTCAACATTGCCGAGACGGCCGGGCAAAAACTTGACGGCTGTTTCATCGGCGCCTGCACCACCACGGAAGAAGAGTTGATTCTTGCGGCCTTGTTGCTCGAAGCCGCACTTGCAGAAGGCAAGCGGCCGCTAGACTCACCGAATCGCATCGTTGTGCCCGGCAGTCTGGAAATCGCCGGACATTTGCAGGACAAGGGACTCATCGAAGTTTATCGCCTCGCCGGCTTTCGCATCAACGAACCCGGCTGCAGCATGTGCCTGGGGATTGCGAGTGACCGCGCGTTACCGGGAGAAATCTGGCTTTCGTCACAAAATCGCAATTTTCACAATCGCATGGG contains these protein-coding regions:
- a CDS encoding 3-isopropylmalate dehydratase is translated as MTLTEKILLQHALGWEKNYVQAGDILAIAVDWTIASELAWNGMNMTYEALGRPPLFNKDRFYLALDHTVDQNTLASDKRTQSLVQLSRSFAREARLKYFYDANQTIMHTEFFRQLVRPGEIVLGADSHTSSHGGMAALAIGLGGSDIVAAMVRGFSWIQVPEAIRVHYAGKLPFGITGKDVILKTLGQLGRNTVAMERTVEFTGDHLEDFSTDFRFTIANMTAEFGGLNGIFPADARVVQTMQQRREPQFREGGWWFAADEDANYVESFRIDLEGLLPQVAKPFSPDNVFNIAETAGQKLDGCFIGACTTTEEELILAALLLEAALAEGKRPLDSPNRIVVPGSLEIAGHLQDKGLIEVYRLAGFRINEPGCSMCLGIASDRALPGEIWLSSQNRNFHNRMGKGSIAWLSSALTVAASAFDMKIADPRPLIEKIDRARFQKLTASQNGMPTVIHTQPRPQAVAGSTREDAAIQQNHSAPITGRAQVFGDHVDTDAMIAGEFCHLSDLKEIGQKAFYHFRPEFVQRVADGENIVVAGEGWGSGSSREHAVWALKGAGVQAVIAKSFAYIHKRNLVNDALPFIILRDEDFYQSVQDGGELRVDLATATVTHNGKTYQGASLPPVMRRIMQSGGLVANVKQELETSRKAGG
- a CDS encoding DUF433 domain-containing protein; this translates as MRIGWAPCGRVMRKNEQYCTAILALHCVWDDFIFSTKLLTDQLLSHESNAIEKSDTMKQKVISRHIVSDPEICHGQPTFRGTRIMVWQVLDQVAHGMAWETIVAEWQGGISKEAIAEAVNLANQAFVKHANEYVLEPISA